The following proteins are encoded in a genomic region of Protaetiibacter sp. SSC-01:
- a CDS encoding glycoside hydrolase family 26 protein: MSSATAARTWWADSPKRSRVTAVAAAVLVLTLTAVSVVVWTSPEISPVQQTIRAAEEVQKANAAAKERENLLARIDALEAEVASVTEGKIDAEQALAENDGALQAALKELALLRDAPANRNGVPAAPKPQPPAKAAPAPVQVTAPTRAELVAPNAMYYGMYTEQAPHNWATFDATSTKVGALPSMVGYFGGWDQDFRPDAVTRAWSRGMLPLLTWESRPIAAQNDVVEEPEYSLPRILDGAFDDYLRRYAQSIAQTGLPLAIRLNHEMNGTWYPWSERRESGSSINGNRPGDYAAVWRYVHDIFEQEGANDLVIWVWAPNRIDKLPGVLRSPEHLASLYPGDEYVDWVGMSGYLRPPFRNGEDISFDSTFGATLAQLRDLTDKPIVLAEVGASEIEGHKAEWVQSFFEGLADPANDDIVGFSWFSLAITTYVQGERATNDWRIDSRADSLAAFREGLAGLGGRIQTQPLG; the protein is encoded by the coding sequence TTGTCTAGCGCCACCGCAGCCCGCACGTGGTGGGCCGACTCCCCGAAGCGCTCGCGCGTCACCGCGGTCGCCGCGGCCGTGCTCGTGCTCACCCTCACCGCCGTGAGCGTCGTCGTCTGGACCTCGCCCGAGATCTCGCCCGTGCAGCAGACGATCCGCGCCGCCGAGGAGGTGCAGAAGGCGAACGCCGCGGCGAAGGAGCGCGAGAACCTGCTCGCCCGGATCGACGCGCTCGAGGCGGAAGTCGCATCCGTCACCGAGGGCAAGATCGACGCCGAGCAGGCCCTCGCGGAGAACGACGGCGCGCTCCAGGCGGCGCTCAAGGAGCTCGCGCTCCTGCGGGATGCGCCCGCGAACCGCAACGGCGTGCCGGCCGCCCCGAAGCCGCAGCCGCCCGCGAAGGCGGCGCCCGCGCCTGTGCAGGTCACGGCGCCGACCCGGGCGGAGCTCGTGGCACCGAACGCGATGTACTACGGCATGTACACGGAGCAGGCGCCGCACAACTGGGCGACGTTCGACGCGACGTCGACGAAGGTCGGCGCGCTGCCGAGCATGGTGGGCTACTTCGGCGGCTGGGACCAGGACTTCCGCCCGGATGCCGTGACACGCGCGTGGTCGCGCGGGATGCTGCCCCTGCTCACGTGGGAGTCGCGGCCCATCGCCGCGCAGAACGACGTCGTCGAGGAGCCCGAGTACTCGCTCCCGCGCATTCTCGACGGGGCCTTCGACGACTACCTCCGCCGCTACGCGCAGTCGATCGCGCAGACGGGACTGCCCCTCGCGATCCGGCTCAACCACGAGATGAACGGCACGTGGTACCCGTGGTCGGAGCGACGGGAGTCGGGCTCCTCGATCAACGGCAACCGCCCGGGCGACTATGCGGCGGTGTGGCGCTACGTGCACGACATCTTCGAGCAGGAGGGTGCGAACGATTTGGTCATCTGGGTGTGGGCGCCCAACCGCATCGACAAGCTCCCCGGCGTGTTGCGTTCGCCCGAGCACCTCGCGAGCCTCTATCCCGGCGACGAGTACGTCGACTGGGTCGGCATGTCCGGCTACTTGAGGCCGCCGTTCCGGAACGGCGAGGACATCTCCTTCGACTCGACGTTCGGCGCGACCCTCGCCCAGCTGCGCGACCTCACCGACAAGCCGATCGTCCTCGCCGAGGTGGGAGCATCCGAGATCGAGGGCCACAAGGCGGAATGGGTGCAGAGCTTCTTCGAGGGGCTCGCCGATCCCGCCAACGACGACATCGTCGGCTTCTCGTGGTTCAGCCTCGCCATCACGACGTACGTGCAGGGCGAGCGCGCCACCAACGACTGGCGCATCGACTCGCGCGCCGACTCGCTCGCGGCATTCCGCGAGGGGCTCGCGGGGCTCGGCGGCCGGATCCAGACGCAGCCGCTCGGCTGA
- a CDS encoding glycosyltransferase, producing MFIFLLQLRHMTEGHPELYLFAVYSALIWGLWVLKVVLSSRYRPFTGEFHGTASVVVPVVDEPVDLFRDVIGRMVEQRPHEIIVVINGAPNHALVEVCEEFAPLVRWVHTPIPGKRNAVRIGTELSSGDITVLVDSDTVWTEGTLAELVKPFADETVGGVTTRQRILEPTRSWITRWADWLENSRALYSMPAQSVLGQVGCLPGRTIAFRRSILMRVMHDFMTQRFLGVFLEVSDDRTLTNLTLKAGYRTVYQYTSLVYTDAPLKVKKLFKQQLRWARGSQYNTLRMLPWMLGHAPVLALFFVMDILLPFLLWGVIAGWTYRALTGQGYNFYAGFLEQYGIQSGVVLVAALMIVSSVLSMAIRQLRHLSEKPSDFLRLPVFILVSTLFLMPIRLLGFFRMAHASGWGTRAGAYAGGDPAIEPAPERAVLPPAAPSRATAVLTRAAAAPVGVASITALSPSDPSARPRRRRRLNPLAAIPYLIGFTIFALEAMLLV from the coding sequence ATGTTCATCTTCCTGCTGCAGTTGCGCCACATGACGGAGGGGCATCCCGAGCTCTACCTGTTCGCCGTGTACTCGGCGCTCATCTGGGGGCTCTGGGTTCTCAAGGTCGTGCTCTCGTCGCGTTACCGCCCCTTCACGGGCGAGTTCCACGGCACGGCGAGCGTCGTCGTCCCGGTCGTCGACGAGCCGGTCGACCTCTTCCGTGACGTGATCGGGCGGATGGTCGAGCAGCGGCCTCACGAGATCATCGTCGTCATCAACGGCGCCCCCAACCACGCGCTCGTCGAGGTGTGCGAGGAGTTCGCGCCGCTCGTGCGCTGGGTGCACACGCCCATTCCCGGCAAGCGGAACGCCGTCCGGATCGGCACCGAGCTCTCGTCGGGCGACATCACGGTGCTCGTCGACTCCGACACGGTGTGGACGGAGGGCACGCTCGCGGAGCTCGTGAAGCCCTTCGCCGACGAGACGGTCGGCGGTGTCACGACGCGCCAGCGCATCCTCGAGCCCACGCGCAGCTGGATCACCCGCTGGGCCGACTGGCTCGAGAACTCGCGAGCGCTCTACTCGATGCCCGCGCAGAGCGTGCTCGGCCAGGTGGGCTGCCTCCCGGGACGCACGATCGCGTTCCGCCGCTCGATCCTCATGCGGGTCATGCACGACTTCATGACGCAGCGGTTCCTCGGCGTCTTCCTCGAGGTGTCCGACGACCGCACCCTCACCAACCTGACGCTCAAGGCGGGCTACCGCACCGTGTACCAGTACACGAGCCTCGTGTACACGGATGCGCCGCTCAAGGTGAAGAAGCTCTTCAAGCAGCAGCTGCGCTGGGCGCGGGGGAGCCAGTACAACACGCTCCGGATGCTCCCCTGGATGCTCGGGCACGCGCCCGTGCTCGCGCTCTTCTTCGTCATGGACATCCTGCTGCCCTTCCTGCTGTGGGGCGTCATCGCCGGCTGGACGTATCGCGCGCTCACGGGGCAGGGCTACAACTTCTATGCGGGGTTCCTCGAGCAGTACGGCATCCAGTCGGGCGTCGTGCTCGTGGCCGCGCTCATGATCGTGTCGTCGGTGTTGAGCATGGCCATCCGGCAGCTGCGGCACCTCTCGGAGAAGCCGAGCGACTTCCTGCGACTGCCGGTGTTCATCCTCGTGTCGACGCTGTTCCTGATGCCGATCCGCCTGCTCGGGTTCTTCCGGATGGCGCACGCGAGCGGATGGGGCACACGCGCGGGTGCGTACGCGGGCGGAGATCCCGCGATCGAGCCCGCGCCGGAGCGCGCCGTGCTCCCGCCCGCCGCTCCGAGCCGCGCGACCGCCGTGCTCACGCGCGCGGCCGCCGCCCCCGTGGGGGTCGCATCCATCACGGCGCTCAGCCCGAGCGACCCGTCCGCACGGCCGCGGCGGCGGCGCCGGCTCAACCCGCTCGCCGCCATCCCGTACCTCATCGGGTTCACGATCTTCGCACTGGAGGCGATGCTCCTTGTCTAG